The Apibacter raozihei genome contains a region encoding:
- a CDS encoding 3'-5' exonuclease has translation MLSKIPLKQILFLDLETVPEFENWDELSERTKELWEKKTQYQRKDEISPEEYYYERAGILSEFGKIICLSCGLVIDDKKIRLKSFYGDDEVQILTGFNELLKANYFKSDLLLCAHNGKEFDFPYMARRMMIHQIELPRILQMHGKKPWEIPHLDTMDLWKFGDYKHYTSLDLLSHVFGLPSPKDDMDGSEVSKVYYKDKDIERIKSYCERDVVTLINVFRKMRYESTLDIE, from the coding sequence ATGTTGTCAAAAATCCCACTTAAACAAATCTTGTTTCTTGATTTGGAAACTGTACCTGAATTTGAAAACTGGGATGAATTATCGGAACGAACTAAGGAATTATGGGAGAAAAAAACACAATATCAGCGGAAAGATGAAATTTCACCCGAGGAATATTATTACGAAAGAGCCGGAATACTCTCTGAATTTGGTAAAATCATCTGTCTTTCCTGTGGTTTAGTTATTGATGATAAAAAAATTAGACTTAAAAGCTTTTATGGTGATGACGAAGTCCAAATACTTACTGGTTTTAACGAACTGCTGAAAGCTAATTATTTTAAGTCTGATTTATTATTATGCGCTCATAATGGTAAAGAATTTGATTTTCCTTATATGGCAAGACGAATGATGATTCATCAGATTGAACTACCTCGTATTTTACAAATGCATGGAAAAAAGCCTTGGGAAATTCCTCATCTGGATACGATGGATTTATGGAAATTTGGAGATTATAAGCATTATACTTCTTTGGATCTGTTATCTCATGTTTTTGGATTACCTTCTCCTAAAGATGACATGGATGGAAGTGAAGTTTCAAAAGTATATTATAAAGATAAAGATATCGAACGTATAAAATCTTACTGCGAAAGAGATGTGGTTACACTTATCAATGTTTTCAGGAAAATGAGATATGAATCAACCTTAGATATAGAATAA